The following are encoded together in the Ezakiella massiliensis genome:
- a CDS encoding sigma factor-like helix-turn-helix DNA-binding protein → MAKEYYLYVRGQKVKVSEDIYKVYWREKEHEKYLEQVDKKNHLLFFSSLDHDGNFVDNLADESVDVEKIIETQILIETVRKAMSGLNDEERDIIERLYFNDETLSSVARSKKVSYQAIGKRRDKILEKLRKILEDKF, encoded by the coding sequence ATGGCAAAAGAGTATTACCTTTATGTCAGAGGGCAAAAGGTAAAAGTCAGTGAAGATATTTATAAAGTCTACTGGCGAGAAAAAGAACACGAAAAGTATTTAGAGCAGGTGGACAAGAAAAACCACTTGCTCTTTTTTTCATCATTGGATCATGACGGGAATTTTGTAGATAACCTTGCTGATGAGAGTGTGGATGTAGAAAAAATAATTGAAACACAGATCTTAATTGAAACAGTCAGAAAGGCTATGTCAGGGCTGAATGATGAAGAAAGGGACATCATAGAGCGTTTGTATTTTAATGATGAAACATTATCAAGTGTAGCAAGAAGTAAGAAAGTAAGCTATCAAGCAATCGGAAAAAGGAGGGATAAGATTTTAGAAAAGCTAAGAAAAATTTTAGAAGATAAATTCTAA
- a CDS encoding DUF695 domain-containing protein yields the protein MKYQKENREEFFAYIDKLTDEDKYTECIDALESISIGERDYKVCYQLARAYQNFAVIGDDNKGIPNFIGDKMLLKSIDTLNSVRAEGKDKAEWNMRMAYGYQYLAYEEEKAIPYAMRWAELDPEDENALGVVKECKEEVEKRKQSVNAATERVITQETAEIDEDWGIYLCRAFACDLPAVIRLNLALMDFESTSNYPKRLRLQILYKNADDNGFPTREEGEYLYQVEDAVLEIIEKHGDILAGVVKCDERVHIYAYAKNESGYADEISEMISENFPDYVYTLAAVEDKDWEMYFKGLYPDNYEYQSIMNMRLIEAIKNDGDSLVPRILEHCLYFKIEEQRKAFLTKVIEKGFQKLESESNDDSEAYDTEYPYQLVVGREDDFENIDEIVWYLMDLAEEYDGVYDGWGCIAVK from the coding sequence ATGAAATATCAAAAAGAAAACAGGGAAGAATTTTTTGCGTATATAGACAAGCTTACAGACGAAGACAAGTATACGGAATGTATAGATGCATTGGAAAGTATTTCAATCGGAGAAAGAGATTATAAGGTATGTTATCAGCTTGCTCGTGCATATCAAAACTTCGCTGTTATCGGTGACGATAATAAAGGAATTCCTAATTTCATTGGTGATAAGATGTTGTTAAAATCCATAGACACTTTAAATTCAGTTAGAGCAGAGGGTAAAGACAAAGCGGAATGGAATATGCGTATGGCATATGGGTATCAGTATTTAGCATATGAGGAAGAAAAAGCTATCCCCTATGCAATGCGCTGGGCGGAGCTTGATCCTGAGGATGAGAATGCTTTGGGAGTCGTAAAAGAATGTAAAGAAGAAGTGGAAAAAAGAAAGCAAAGCGTAAATGCGGCTACTGAGAGGGTTATAACTCAAGAAACTGCCGAAATTGATGAAGATTGGGGCATTTATTTATGCAGAGCATTTGCCTGCGATTTGCCAGCTGTGATTAGGCTCAATTTAGCTCTTATGGACTTCGAGTCAACTTCTAACTACCCTAAAAGACTACGATTACAAATATTATATAAGAATGCTGATGACAACGGATTTCCTACAAGAGAAGAAGGGGAATATTTATATCAGGTAGAAGACGCCGTGTTAGAGATTATTGAAAAACATGGAGATATTTTGGCAGGCGTAGTGAAATGCGACGAGCGTGTACATATCTATGCCTATGCTAAGAATGAGTCGGGTTATGCAGATGAAATATCTGAGATGATATCAGAAAACTTCCCTGATTATGTATACACATTGGCAGCAGTTGAAGATAAGGATTGGGAAATGTATTTTAAGGGACTTTATCCTGACAACTATGAATACCAAAGTATTATGAATATGAGGCTCATCGAGGCAATAAAAAATGATGGCGACAGCCTGGTACCAAGAATTCTTGAGCATTGTCTGTACTTTAAGATCGAAGAACAAAGAAAAGCATTTCTAACGAAAGTGATAGAAAAAGGGTTTCAAAAACTTGAATCGGAAAGTAATGATGACAGCGAAGCTTATGATACGGAATATCCATATCAACTTGTGGTCGGAAGAGAAGATGATTTTGAGAATATCGATGAAATTGTCTGGTATCTCATGGATTTGGCAGAAGAATATGACGGGGTCTATGATGGTTGGGGTTGTATTGCTGTGAAGTAG
- a CDS encoding DUF4304 domain-containing protein, with product MEPRKLCEEAWQEIASKFPDFKVLAKGQKLKRVAKNKDIIFEIYFQASRYNCEYSVKFIPHIGIYSKSIKKVGINHGLIYGGDLGSLSSGKPHEWWQLAGASYKCTVEEVSKLIKIHIIPIFDYFENTQANIDRILEGSCTSASLLYYMYYFAGKNKAQQYFNKILKENKMKSRYISFYESLKSIPTENISLSYSEFYGAIMIKFAYLNGIEIEK from the coding sequence ATGGAACCCAGAAAATTATGTGAAGAAGCATGGCAAGAAATAGCAAGTAAATTCCCTGATTTTAAGGTGCTTGCTAAAGGCCAAAAATTAAAGAGAGTTGCTAAAAATAAAGATATTATTTTTGAAATATACTTTCAGGCAAGCAGGTACAATTGCGAATATAGCGTAAAATTTATTCCGCATATTGGTATTTACTCCAAATCCATAAAAAAGGTTGGTATCAATCATGGCCTTATATATGGCGGGGATTTAGGCTCGTTAAGTTCAGGAAAACCGCATGAGTGGTGGCAACTTGCAGGTGCAAGCTATAAATGTACTGTGGAAGAAGTAAGCAAGCTTATTAAAATACATATTATTCCAATTTTTGATTATTTTGAGAACACTCAAGCCAATATTGATAGAATTTTAGAAGGAAGTTGTACATCAGCTAGTTTGTTATACTATATGTACTATTTTGCTGGGAAAAATAAAGCACAGCAGTATTTCAATAAAATTCTCAAAGAAAATAAAATGAAAAGTAGGTATATTAGCTTTTATGAATCATTAAAAAGTATACCTACAGAAAATATTAGTTTGAGTTATTCGGAATTTTATGGAGCAATTATGATTAAATTCGCATATCTGAATGGTATTGAAATAGAAAAATAA
- a CDS encoding immunity 17 family protein — protein sequence MDGVFEFLKAHYQYVLIAGGLLFLIGAIRDWKWVYRATGGDKARHAFIFEVWGEKGYRVFIGICGLILAICGVVLLMLDKR from the coding sequence ATGGACGGAGTATTTGAATTTTTAAAAGCACATTATCAATATGTGTTGATAGCAGGCGGACTATTATTTTTAATAGGTGCGATAAGAGACTGGAAATGGGTGTATCGAGCAACAGGAGGGGATAAGGCACGCCATGCCTTTATTTTTGAAGTGTGGGGCGAGAAAGGTTACAGAGTTTTCATAGGTATATGTGGGCTTATACTTGCGATTTGCGGTGTTGTGCTTTTAATGTTAGATAAAAGATAA
- a CDS encoding DUF4261 domain-containing protein yields MQVLNSDSIGKFCGSVLLSEDCWDKNKLIKDLRDEWKIEIPSEDLTDEADDAIVTDINGCRVVISKFPAPVPNEEAEINASNNYMWREAVEVTKSHKAHIVVAVLGDGDDIKERGLIYTEIVSACSMQENAIGVFTSGVVFEPNYYIDSAQMIKEQALPIFNWIWFGLYQTDKGISAYTYGMDVFGKYELEIIDADEIPGKLMEFISSIVSYILLTDADLQDGETIGLSKKDKHKITLSRGIALPEQDTLKITHEAETKKSWWRK; encoded by the coding sequence GTGCAAGTTTTGAATAGCGATAGTATAGGAAAATTTTGTGGAAGCGTTCTGCTTTCAGAGGATTGTTGGGATAAGAATAAACTGATAAAAGATCTTAGAGATGAGTGGAAGATTGAAATCCCAAGTGAAGATTTAACAGATGAAGCTGACGATGCAATCGTTACAGATATCAATGGATGTCGGGTGGTTATCAGTAAATTCCCGGCTCCCGTGCCAAACGAAGAGGCGGAAATCAATGCTTCCAATAATTATATGTGGAGGGAAGCGGTAGAGGTTACCAAAAGCCATAAGGCACATATTGTCGTTGCTGTTTTAGGTGATGGAGACGATATAAAAGAAAGAGGACTTATTTATACTGAGATTGTGTCAGCTTGTAGCATGCAGGAAAATGCCATAGGCGTATTTACAAGCGGAGTGGTCTTTGAACCAAATTATTATATCGACTCCGCTCAAATGATTAAAGAACAGGCATTGCCTATTTTTAACTGGATATGGTTCGGTCTTTATCAAACTGACAAGGGAATATCCGCATACACTTATGGAATGGACGTGTTTGGAAAGTATGAACTTGAGATAATAGATGCAGATGAAATTCCGGGGAAGCTAATGGAGTTTATTTCTTCAATCGTATCATACATACTCCTTACGGATGCAGACCTACAGGATGGTGAGACCATAGGGCTTTCAAAAAAAGACAAGCATAAAATCACATTAAGCAGAGGTATTGCTCTTCCGGAGCAAGACACATTGAAAATTACTCATGAAGCGGAAACAAAGAAATCTTGGTGGAGGAAATAG
- a CDS encoding DUF1877 family protein, translating into MLKKAIDYICNGDKTDDEIYITTHLCRRENAHKEFVAYTEKSRIEDIVLTLESFDIEKALKKFSMEECKKADLYPNIWDYEEEADEIKEEIMDYFQNMKDFYKKILEANGNVLITIY; encoded by the coding sequence ATGCTGAAAAAGGCGATAGACTATATCTGTAACGGAGATAAGACAGACGATGAAATATATATCACAACTCACCTTTGCAGGAGAGAAAATGCTCATAAAGAGTTTGTGGCATACACAGAAAAGTCAAGGATTGAAGATATAGTTTTAACATTAGAAAGTTTCGATATAGAAAAGGCTTTAAAAAAATTTAGTATGGAAGAGTGTAAAAAAGCAGACTTGTACCCGAATATTTGGGATTATGAGGAAGAAGCTGATGAAATTAAAGAAGAAATTATGGATTATTTCCAAAATATGAAAGACTTTTATAAAAAGATATTGGAAGCCAATGGTAATGTATTGATTACGATTTATTAA
- a CDS encoding SMI1/KNR4 family protein — protein sequence MKEKILERLTCFKDRVDELGGYTSKIICKEVATEKEISNIEKELGYELPEDFRRALMNISSHIEFFWSLYSEDKELLALPDELAGIFAGSLHFGIDLIAICEESRKDWIDVCYPDYNNPYDKIFHNKLAFQDVENGDLLAIDLEEETYGKIVYLSHDGSDLHGYVMANSFVEFLEEYTKIGCVGGEDWQWEAFTNNHTTPIDGNSENAKKWLETMFGR from the coding sequence ATGAAAGAGAAAATATTGGAGAGACTCACCTGCTTTAAAGATAGAGTCGATGAATTAGGCGGATATACGAGCAAAATTATCTGTAAGGAAGTTGCAACAGAAAAAGAGATTTCAAACATTGAAAAAGAATTAGGCTATGAGCTGCCGGAGGATTTTCGCCGGGCACTTATGAATATATCTTCTCACATAGAGTTTTTCTGGAGTCTTTACAGTGAAGATAAAGAACTTTTAGCCTTGCCGGATGAGTTAGCGGGAATATTTGCGGGTTCTTTACACTTCGGTATTGACCTCATTGCTATTTGCGAAGAAAGCAGAAAAGATTGGATTGATGTTTGTTATCCTGACTATAACAACCCATATGACAAGATTTTTCACAACAAATTGGCATTTCAGGATGTAGAAAATGGTGATTTATTGGCTATTGATTTAGAAGAAGAGACCTATGGAAAAATCGTATATTTGAGCCATGATGGAAGCGATTTACATGGTTATGTTATGGCAAATTCGTTTGTAGAATTTTTGGAAGAGTACACAAAAATAGGCTGTGTAGGTGGTGAGGACTGGCAGTGGGAAGCTTTTACAAACAATCATACAACGCCCATAGACGGCAATTCTGAAAATGCAAAAAAATGGCTTGAAACAATGTTTGGTAGATAA
- a CDS encoding SMI1/KNR4 family protein, translated as MKNKKEINLENFWHQHEYFTENYVEKTLTDEMVSTTESKLGYRLPESYIELMKIQNGGKPIKNYWINEYAKGNEVEEISITGFFGIGSKKSHSIFGEYGNEFWFTEWEYPRDIGIIIADTESGGHDMIYLDYRDCGNEGEPKVSVCFQEYDYEIQVLANSFEEFITMLVSEGKLCSR; from the coding sequence TTGAAGAATAAAAAAGAAATAAATTTAGAAAATTTTTGGCATCAACATGAATATTTTACTGAAAACTATGTCGAAAAAACTTTGACAGACGAAATGGTTTCTACGACCGAAAGTAAGCTCGGATATAGGCTGCCGGAATCGTATATTGAACTGATGAAAATTCAAAATGGTGGGAAACCGATAAAAAACTATTGGATAAACGAATACGCCAAAGGAAATGAAGTAGAAGAAATTAGTATTACAGGTTTCTTTGGTATAGGAAGCAAAAAAAGCCATTCCATATTTGGGGAATATGGCAATGAATTCTGGTTTACAGAATGGGAATATCCACGGGATATAGGAATTATTATTGCAGATACAGAATCCGGTGGACATGATATGATTTATTTAGATTATAGAGACTGTGGCAACGAGGGAGAACCAAAAGTATCAGTATGCTTTCAAGAATATGATTATGAGATTCAAGTTCTTGCTAATAGCTTTGAGGAGTTTATTACTATGCTTGTATCTGAAGGAAAATTGTGTTCAAGGTAA
- a CDS encoding DUF2695 domain-containing protein, with translation MKNKKLIDEYKKAQEKEFEDSLPMERQLFYELFDYLDDKSETIECKHDFSLTNEFLKAKNIESEKVIEFLEENGAGCDCEVIFNVEEKFEE, from the coding sequence ATGAAGAATAAAAAACTTATAGATGAATATAAAAAAGCTCAGGAAAAAGAATTTGAAGATAGCTTGCCCATGGAGAGGCAGCTATTTTATGAATTATTTGATTACCTCGATGATAAATCAGAAACAATAGAATGTAAGCACGATTTTTCTTTAACAAATGAGTTCCTGAAAGCTAAAAATATAGAAAGTGAAAAGGTAATAGAATTTTTGGAAGAAAATGGTGCCGGCTGCGATTGCGAAGTGATTTTTAATGTGGAGGAAAAGTTTGAAGAATAA
- a CDS encoding autorepressor SdpR family transcription factor, whose product MGFPNTFKALADPVRRDILLSLKQKSLTAGEIAEKYDLSNSTISYHLSLLKKAGLVTERKYKNFIYYDINISVFEELIIWLSQFQGVENEE is encoded by the coding sequence GTGGGATTTCCGAATACATTTAAAGCATTAGCAGATCCTGTGAGGCGTGATATTTTACTTTCCTTGAAGCAAAAATCACTCACAGCGGGAGAAATTGCTGAAAAATATGATTTATCTAACTCAACCATATCTTATCATTTATCCTTGCTAAAGAAAGCAGGGTTAGTAACGGAGAGGAAGTATAAGAATTTCATATATTATGACATAAATATATCTGTATTTGAAGAATTGATAATTTGGTTATCACAGTTTCAAGGGGTGGAAAATGAAGAATAA
- a CDS encoding recombinase family protein, translated as MRNFEKITALYERLSRDDELEGESNSIVNQKKILEEYASKNNLTNIIHFTDDGISGTQFDRPGFMEMMNGVNTGNIGCIIVKDMSRLGRDYLKVGQCMEILRQKGVRLIAINDNVDSFYREDDFTPFRNIMNEWYARDTSRKIQSTFRSKGESGKHTASTPPYGYIKDEKDKDKWVVDEKAAQIVRRIFNLTMDGAGPYKIAKILEADKIDIPAYHQQKMGYGLHQSKNFEYPYRWCSSTIASILKKKEYLGHTVNFKTRKHFKDKKSKYVSEDKWLIFENTHEAIIDQETFDNVQRIRGNVKRYPDGWGEYHPLTGLMYCADCGSKMYVHRTNNYKNIPYYVCSNYKKVPCGTLCPSAHRIKAEVVLNLIQETLKDIKNYLGEDNEAFIRSIQNEMEEKEKVEIEKQRVRLINNKSRIQELERLMCRIYEDMILEKIPSSRYEILNSQYETEQRDLSREIEDLELVISRYENETDRARKFISLISRYENFNELTNTMINEFVEKIIIHERDRKGSQTSKQKIEIYFNFIGNYEVPKEELNEEERSKLEEEERKINERRDRLHQNYLKRKANGKQQEYEERYKARREEKKREKLKVLKRAGIPGKEYERISNS; from the coding sequence GTGAGGAATTTTGAAAAGATAACAGCACTCTATGAGAGATTAAGTCGAGATGATGAACTTGAAGGAGAAAGTAACTCAATCGTTAATCAAAAGAAAATCCTTGAAGAATATGCAAGTAAGAATAATTTAACCAACATCATCCATTTTACAGATGACGGAATAAGCGGGACACAGTTTGATAGACCAGGCTTTATGGAAATGATGAATGGAGTAAATACTGGAAATATTGGTTGTATCATCGTAAAGGATATGAGTAGACTCGGCAGAGATTATCTCAAAGTCGGTCAATGTATGGAGATATTAAGACAAAAGGGCGTAAGACTGATTGCTATCAATGACAATGTAGACAGCTTTTACAGAGAAGATGATTTTACCCCTTTTAGAAATATTATGAATGAATGGTATGCAAGAGATACTTCAAGAAAAATACAATCTACATTTAGATCAAAAGGAGAAAGCGGAAAGCATACGGCAAGCACTCCACCTTATGGCTACATCAAAGATGAAAAAGACAAAGATAAGTGGGTTGTAGATGAAAAAGCAGCACAGATAGTAAGACGAATATTTAATCTTACAATGGACGGAGCAGGACCATACAAAATAGCAAAGATACTGGAAGCAGATAAGATAGATATACCCGCTTATCATCAGCAAAAAATGGGATATGGATTACATCAAAGCAAAAACTTTGAATATCCTTATCGTTGGTGTAGTTCCACAATTGCTAGTATCTTAAAGAAAAAAGAATACTTAGGGCATACAGTTAACTTTAAAACAAGAAAGCATTTCAAGGATAAGAAAAGTAAATATGTATCCGAAGATAAATGGCTCATCTTTGAAAATACTCACGAAGCAATCATAGACCAAGAAACCTTTGATAATGTGCAAAGGATAAGAGGAAATGTAAAAAGGTATCCTGATGGTTGGGGCGAATATCACCCACTAACAGGATTGATGTATTGTGCAGATTGCGGGAGCAAGATGTATGTTCATAGGACAAATAACTATAAGAATATTCCTTATTATGTTTGCAGTAATTATAAAAAAGTGCCTTGCGGAACTCTATGTCCATCAGCTCACAGGATAAAAGCAGAAGTAGTCTTAAACCTTATCCAAGAAACATTAAAAGATATAAAAAATTATCTTGGAGAAGATAATGAAGCCTTTATCCGTTCCATTCAAAATGAAATGGAAGAAAAGGAAAAAGTAGAGATAGAAAAACAAAGAGTAAGGCTAATTAATAACAAGTCGAGGATACAAGAGTTAGAAAGGCTTATGTGCCGTATTTACGAGGATATGATACTAGAAAAAATACCAAGTAGTAGATATGAGATACTTAATAGCCAATACGAAACAGAGCAAAGAGATCTAAGTAGAGAGATTGAAGACTTAGAACTTGTAATATCAAGATATGAAAATGAAACAGATAGGGCAAGAAAATTCATATCCCTTATTAGTCGTTATGAAAACTTTAATGAACTCACAAACACAATGATAAATGAATTTGTAGAGAAGATTATCATTCATGAAAGGGATAGAAAAGGCAGTCAAACATCAAAGCAAAAGATAGAAATATATTTTAACTTCATAGGGAATTATGAAGTTCCAAAAGAAGAATTAAACGAAGAAGAACGATCAAAACTTGAGGAAGAAGAACGAAAAATTAATGAGAGAAGGGACAGACTTCATCAAAATTATCTAAAGCGTAAAGCAAATGGAAAACAACAGGAGTATGAGGAAAGGTATAAGGCAAGACGAGAGGAGAAAAAACGGGAAAAGCTAAAGGTTTTGAAAAGAGCAGGGATACCGGGAAAAGAATATGAGCGTATTAGCAATAGCTAA
- a CDS encoding BRO family protein, producing the protein MISNLKTFENKNFGKLTVIEKDGEFFFIANEVATMLGYVNPRKAVYDHVDEEDKGVTKWNTPGGIQNISIINESGLYSLILSSKLPQAKIFKAWVTKEVLPSIRKNGGYVVGQEKKTNEELLADAILVANRIIAEREEEINELRPKADYYDKLVDYNLLTNFRNTAKELGIPQNQFISFLMDKGLIYRDKKKKLLPYADKNKGYFEVKEWVDPLGTLVGIQTFITPKGRHYLLILLDSEGFYDE; encoded by the coding sequence ATGATAAGTAATTTAAAAACATTTGAAAATAAGAATTTTGGGAAACTCACTGTTATAGAAAAAGACGGTGAGTTTTTCTTTATAGCAAATGAAGTAGCAACTATGCTAGGATATGTCAATCCAAGAAAAGCTGTTTATGACCATGTAGATGAAGAAGATAAGGGTGTAACGAAATGGAACACCCCTGGAGGAATACAGAATATTTCAATAATTAACGAATCAGGATTGTATTCACTTATCCTCTCATCAAAACTACCACAAGCAAAAATATTCAAAGCTTGGGTAACTAAAGAAGTCTTACCAAGTATTAGAAAAAATGGAGGATATGTAGTAGGGCAAGAAAAGAAAACAAATGAAGAGTTACTTGCAGATGCAATTCTTGTAGCCAATAGAATTATTGCCGAGAGAGAAGAAGAAATTAACGAATTAAGACCAAAGGCAGATTATTATGACAAATTAGTAGATTATAACCTACTTACAAACTTTAGAAATACTGCCAAAGAGTTAGGAATACCACAAAACCAGTTTATAAGTTTTTTAATGGATAAGGGATTAATTTATAGAGATAAGAAAAAGAAACTTTTACCTTATGCAGACAAGAACAAGGGATATTTTGAAGTAAAAGAATGGGTTGATCCACTAGGTACACTTGTAGGAATACAAACATTTATAACACCAAAGGGAAGACACTATCTACTAATTTTATTAGATAGCGAAGGTTTCTACGATGAATAA
- a CDS encoding PcfB family protein: MINEEVSRSSLNLEVRLAKATSKAILDALKKVHKQIEEQGGLKNVIKNNGEEVKLKDMVKKGQLEEINLKDPELKELKKILNKHGVKFSVMKDKETGNHSVFFQSKDIKVMEHAFKKAVKASERKADRKDSITKTINKFKDMAKDTITKDKVKNKHKEQSL; the protein is encoded by the coding sequence ATGATTAATGAAGAAGTATCTAGGTCAAGTCTTAATCTTGAAGTAAGACTTGCAAAAGCAACAAGTAAAGCAATTCTTGATGCCTTAAAGAAAGTACACAAGCAAATAGAAGAACAAGGAGGCTTGAAAAATGTAATAAAAAATAACGGAGAAGAAGTAAAACTAAAAGATATGGTTAAAAAGGGACAGTTAGAAGAAATTAATCTAAAAGATCCTGAGTTAAAAGAACTAAAGAAAATTTTAAATAAACACGGAGTGAAGTTTTCTGTTATGAAAGATAAGGAAACTGGCAACCACTCTGTGTTTTTTCAATCTAAGGATATAAAGGTAATGGAACATGCCTTTAAAAAAGCAGTTAAGGCTTCTGAAAGAAAGGCCGATAGGAAAGATTCAATAACGAAGACTATAAATAAGTTTAAAGATATGGCTAAGGACACCATTACTAAAGATAAAGTTAAAAATAAACATAAGGAGCAAAGCTTATGA
- a CDS encoding ATP-binding protein has product MKNLKDFVLRENDIERNGHIYCKVCGKRVDGELLDLGFTKFIPRIKCECEIKRDKENAEREMLTRISSLKSDCFSSPNQHQYTFERFLNEKGQAYKVAYNYAKSFEQMKEDNVGLLFYGDVGSGKTYLACSIANELIAREQVKVKIMNLSQVINQIQKSAFKLDSNEIIDNLSNIPLLILDDLGIERDTSYAREQVYNIINSRYLKGKPTIFTTNLSLEIIQNPNIDLEYQRIYSRILEMTIPVKVTGEDFRRKIHQEKLRKYKELLLYGGGIDD; this is encoded by the coding sequence ATGAAGAACTTAAAAGATTTTGTATTAAGAGAAAATGATATTGAAAGAAATGGACATATTTATTGCAAGGTATGTGGTAAAAGAGTCGATGGAGAATTACTTGACCTTGGATTTACAAAGTTTATTCCAAGAATTAAATGTGAATGTGAAATAAAAAGAGATAAGGAAAATGCAGAAAGAGAAATGTTAACGAGAATATCATCGCTAAAAAGCGATTGTTTTTCATCGCCAAACCAACACCAATATACTTTTGAGAGATTCTTAAATGAAAAAGGTCAAGCCTATAAGGTTGCTTACAACTATGCTAAAAGCTTTGAACAAATGAAGGAAGACAATGTTGGACTTTTATTTTATGGAGATGTTGGCAGTGGAAAGACTTATCTTGCTTGTTCTATTGCAAATGAATTAATTGCAAGAGAACAAGTTAAAGTTAAGATTATGAATTTATCTCAGGTTATAAACCAAATACAAAAATCAGCATTTAAGCTAGATTCAAATGAAATTATAGATAACCTATCAAACATTCCGTTGTTAATTTTAGATGATCTTGGAATTGAAAGGGATACATCTTATGCAAGAGAACAAGTATATAACATTATAAACTCAAGATACTTAAAGGGTAAGCCGACAATTTTTACTACAAACTTATCATTGGAAATTATTCAAAATCCTAATATTGACCTTGAGTATCAGAGAATATATTCAAGAATACTTGAAATGACAATACCAGTTAAAGTTACGGGAGAAGATTTTAGAAGAAAAATCCATCAAGAGAAGTTAAGAAAATACAAAGAATTACTTTTATATGGAGGTGGAATAGATGATTAA
- a CDS encoding replication initiator protein A yields MNFDYFYNRQSEMYNFIRLPMVLMEDEIFESISIEAKVLYSYMLNRMGLSYKNGWIDEDGKVFIYYTIESIKDQFNCASEKANKLIAELDIKSGIGLIEKKRQGLGKPNRIYVKDFMSIFNNIELKNQEVRKTKFQKFDNRNSRDSNIESQDFRKSESNYNNINNNELRKNDFNKGQNPYGIYKNIFLTDEEYKDLTNELGSRINEYIDRLSSYMKANNRVYQDHKATIINWYLNDQAKNINNNTTRKMNYDIGESL; encoded by the coding sequence ATGAATTTTGATTATTTTTATAATAGGCAATCTGAGATGTATAACTTCATTAGGTTACCTATGGTATTAATGGAAGATGAGATTTTTGAGAGCATTTCTATTGAAGCTAAAGTTTTGTATTCATATATGCTTAATCGAATGGGTCTTTCATATAAAAATGGCTGGATAGATGAAGATGGAAAAGTCTTTATTTACTACACAATTGAAAGTATAAAAGATCAATTTAATTGTGCAAGTGAAAAAGCGAATAAATTAATAGCTGAACTTGATATTAAATCAGGAATAGGACTGATTGAAAAGAAAAGACAAGGACTTGGAAAGCCTAACAGAATTTATGTTAAAGACTTTATGAGCATATTTAATAATATAGAATTAAAAAATCAAGAAGTTCGAAAAACAAAATTCCAGAAGTTCGATAATCGAAATTCAAGAGATTCGAATATCGAAAGTCAAGATTTTCGAAAATCGGAAAGTAACTATAACAATATTAATAATAATGAGTTAAGAAAGAATGATTTTAATAAGGGACAAAATCCTTATGGAATATATAAAAATATATTTTTGACTGATGAAGAATACAAGGACTTAACAAATGAGTTAGGAAGTAGAATTAATGAATACATTGATAGGTTGTCGTCATATATGAAAGCAAATAACAGAGTGTATCAAGATCACAAGGCAACAATAATCAATTGGTATCTTAATGATCAGGCAAAAAATATTAATAATAATACAACAAGGAAAATGAATTACGATATAGGAGAGAGTTTATGA